A portion of the Carya illinoinensis cultivar Pawnee chromosome 11, C.illinoinensisPawnee_v1, whole genome shotgun sequence genome contains these proteins:
- the LOC122280551 gene encoding transcription factor EGL1-like — MLAPMEERVQKNLTKQLALAVRSIQWSYAIFWSLSTRQPGVLEWGNGYYNGDIKTRKTIQAVELNADQLGLQRSEQLRELYESLSAGEANPQSRRPSVALSPEDLSDTEWYYLVCMSFVFDIGQGLPGRTFANDQPIWMRNAHFADSKAFSRSLLARSASIQTLVCFPFLGGVIELGVTEQVLEDPSLIQHIKTSFLEIPYPAFISKKYTGAVHTRHGNGPACTVFDQDIPENKLISYVGCEDFGIVSPNDNSNGFEPNQPEEGSFMVEGIIGGASQVQSWQFMDDELSNCVLHSMNSSDCISQTFVEPEKAVFTPKSELVKEDCLQDFQEYNHTKMNPLDLQSDDLHYQSALSSLLKSSHQMILGPCFQKYHHESSFVSWNKGGLANFQNPGGRTPQNLLKKVLLAVPHMHVGGSLESLEDNGNKDGVWRLGADDIGVNHAVAEKKRREKLNERFFILRSMVPSINKEDKVSILDDAIEYLKELEKRVEELTDVEARTKRKSQDTVERTSDNYGNDIINNSKKPLINKRKACDIDETEPGINYNVPKESSTDNVTVSMINKEVLIEMRCPWKEGVLLEIMDVVSNLQLDCHSVQSSTIEGILSLTFKSKFKGSFVASAGIIKQALKRFSLSSP, encoded by the exons ATGTTGGCTCCAATGGAGGAGAGGGTGCAGAAAAACTTGACGAAACAACTTGCTCTTGCTGTGAGAAGCATTCAGTGGAGCTACGCAATCTTCTGGTCTCTTTCAACTAGACAACCAGG GGTCTTGGAGTGGGGTAATGGATACTACAATGGAGATATTAAGACAAGGAAAACAATTCAAGCTGTAGAACTCAATGCAGATCAACTGGGTTTGCAGAGGAGTGAACAATTGAGAGAACTATACGAGTCCCTCTCAGCTGGTGAAGCCAACCCCCAATCTAGAAGGCCTTCTGTAGCATTATCCCCCGAGGATCTCAGTGATACGGAGTGGTATTACTTGGTTTGCATGTCATTCGTGTTCGACATTGGACAGGG GTTACCTGGAAGGACGTTTGCAAATGACCAACCAATCTGGATGCGCAACGCCCACTTTGCAGATAGCAAGGCTTTCAGTCGCTCCCTGCTGGCGAGG AGTGCATCTATTCAG ACTCTGGTATGCTTTCCATTTCTCGGAGGTGTAATCGAGCTAGGTGTGACTGAGCAG GTATTAGAAGACCCTAGTCTCATTCAGCACATTAAAACTTCTTTCTTGGAGATTCCATATCCTGCATTTATTTCCAAGAAATACACAGGAGCAGTCCACACAAGACATGGCAATGGTCCTGCTTGTACTGTGTTTGATCAGGATATTCCAGAAAACAAACTAATTTCTTATGTAGGATGTGAAGATTTCGGTATTGTTTCTCCCAATGACAATTCTAATGGATTTGAGCCAAATCAACCAGAAGAGGGCTCATTTATGGTTGAAGGGATAATTGGGGGAGCTTCTCAAGTACAAAGCTGGCAGTTCATGGATGATGAGCTCAGTAATTGTGTCCTCCATTCCATGAATTCTAGTGATTGTATATCTCAAACTTTTGTGGAACCTGAAAAGGCTGTCTTCACTCCTAAGAGTGAACTGGTGAAAGAAGATTGTTTGCAAGACTTTCAAGAATACAATCACACAAAAATGAACCCATTGGATCTTCAAAGCGATGATCTGCACTATCAGAGTGCTCTTTCATCTCTTTTAAAGAGTTCTCACCAGATGATTTTGGGACCATGTTTTCAAAAGTATCATCACGAGTCCAGTTTTGTCAGTTGGAATAAAGGAGGTTTAGCAAATTTCCAGAATCCGGGAGGCAGAACCCCTCAAAATCTTCTGAAGAAGGTTTTGTTGGCAGTTCCTCATATGCATGTTGGTGGCTCACTCGAGTCTCTGGAAGATAATGGCAATAAAGATGGAGTTTGGAGACTAGGGGCTGATGATATAGGTGTGAACCATGCAGTAGCTGAGAAGAAGCGAAGGGAAAAACTAAATGaaagattttttattctaaGATCGATGGTTCCTTCGATTAACAAG GAGGACAAAGTATCTATACTTGATGATGCCATAGAATATCTGAAGGAGCTTGAGAAAAGGGTTGAAGAGTTGACAGATGTGGAAGctagaacaaaaagaaaatcccaAGATACTGTAGAGAGAACATCTGATAACTACGGCAACGACATAATTAATAATAGCAAGAAGCCACTGATAAACAAGAGGAAGGCTTGTGATATTGATGAAACAGAGCCAGGGATAAATTATAATGTACCAAAAGAAAGTTCAACTGATAATGTGACTGTCAGCATGATCAATAAAGAGGTACTAATAGAGATGAGATGTCCTTGGAAGGAAGGGGTGCTGCTAGAGATCATGGATGTAGTAAGCAATCTCCAATTAGATTGTCACTCGGTTCAATCATCTACCATTGAAGGGATTCTTTCACTCACATTTAAATCAAAG TTCAAGGGGTCGTTTGTTGCATCAGCAGGTATCATCAAACAAGCACTTAAGAGATTCAGCTTGTCTTCTCCCTAG
- the LOC122282453 gene encoding uncharacterized protein LOC122282453, with translation MDKSWMHIGDRLRSHEYAEGVNHFLSMAQSNAPASDAIRCPCRICRNNFFQPFDVVRDHLFLRGIDISYTQWIFHGEDDPFHANRSDDEDDGDDFGEYVDDVDEMLDDIRVGSFVNSAHGLNAGGGDDDAPEPNVGTSRHHTFEQYVEDARRPLYPSCANYSKLSFMVKLLHIKSIGGWNVKSFNMVLKLLKSAFPTALLPEDYNDARQLKRGLGFSYTKIHVCPNDCILFWKEYEDKDQCPKCKSSRWVSLTSKHRVPQKVMRYFPLMPRLQRLYMSKKTAQAMRWHKEQRIDDSSCMRHPADSKVWKDFDRKHDWFAKDARNVRLGLASDGFNPFNNMSKPYSIWPVILLPYNLPPWSCMKDPYFLLTCLIPGPKSPGNDIDIFLRPLVDELKSLWEVGIETYDAFSSDVFQLHASLLWTINDFPAYANLSGWSTKGKLACPVCNVDTDSMWLAYGRKHCYMGHRRWLAPDHRWRKNKRAFNGALEVRPHPPRLTAQEILESLRMVSNVQFGKSERKRKRAPHEQNWTKKSIFFDLPYWQDVGLRHNLDVMHIEKNICDSVLGTLLSIDGKSKDTANARRDLERLGLRKELHLRPEGDRCRMSLACYTLNHNERISFCEWVSQVSFPDGFASNIARCVNIREGKITGMKSHDCHIFLQRLLPVVIGSYLRPDIRLALTELSTFFKELCARTLTYESLHRLQADISIILCKLEMIFPPAFFDIMVHLAIHLPDEALLAGPVQYRWMYPFERYLGKFKRYVRNKARPEGSIAEAYVHVECLTFCSMYLNDIETRYKRVERNADIPDQLNDEFFSVFSQKIREKRAMNPASVRDEIYALACGPDKWVASYAGCIMNGIRFQTKDRERHRRTQNSGLVVRGEHQSNPVDFYGVLKDIIELRYMGWRKVYLFQCDWWDVGDKRKGIRVGDHLTSLNTSRTWYKDEPFALACQAQQVFYLKDMSVVGSWYVVHKITNRNVYNIPLVSSVQDADDPAELVHDDAFEEDENIPTNVPHAQSSDPDLMTPLNRLDEEPILIDPSTILEHQPSDLVDHNAFLEDDGVDDDQGIDEADANSDRSDDDSIAFANDASSDSEDDYLAGNDK, from the exons ATGGATAAATCTTGGATGCATATTGGAGATAGATTGCGGTCCCATGAATATGCCGAAGGAGTTAATCATTTCTTATCCATGGCTCAATCCAATGCTCCTGCCAGTGATGCCATTCGATGTCCTTGCCGGATATGTcgtaataattttttccaaccaTTTGATGTTGTGAGGGATCATTTGTTCTTGCGAGGGATTGATATAAGTTATACtcaatggatatttcatggagaagatgatccttTTCATGCCAATCGGTCAGATGATGAGGACGATGGAGATGATTTTGGTGAGTACGTTGATGATGTtgatgagatgttagatgacatccggGTGGGATCCTTCGTTAATAGTGCTCACGGTTTAAATGCTGGTGGTGGTGACGATGATGCACCAGAACCCAATGTTGGGACTTCAAGACACCATACATTTGAACAGTATGTAGAGGATGCTCGACGTCCACTCTACCCATCGTGTGCAAACTACTCAAAGCTATCATTTATGGTGAAGTTGCTTCACATCAAGAGTATTGGTGGTTGGAACGTGAAGTCTTTTAACATGGTGCTAAAGCTATTGAAATCTGCCTTCCCGACTGCTCTTTTGCCTGAAGACTATAACGATGCACGTCAGCTAAAACGTGGGTTGGGATTTAGTTACACCAAAATTCATGTATGTCCAAATGACTGTATCTTGTTCTGGAAAGAATACGAAGACAAAGATCAGTGCCCTAAATGCAAGTCATCTAGATGGGTCTCACTGACAAGTAAACACCGGGTACCTCAGAAAGTGATGCGTTATTTTCCATTGATGCCTAGGTTGCAACGCCTTTATATGTCAAAGAAGACAGCACAAGCGATGCGATGGCATAAAGAGCAGCGTATTGATGACTCGAGTTGTATGAGGCATCCAGCTGATTCCAAAGTTTGGAAAGATTTTGATAGGAAACATGATTGGTTTGCGAAAGATGCTCGTAATGTTCGTCTTGGACTTGCGAGTGACGGTTTCAACCCATTCAATAACATGAGCAAGCCTTATAGTATATGGCCAGTCATACTTCTGCCTTACAACTTGCCACCTTGGTcttgtatgaaagatccatacttTCTCTTGACATGTTTGATACCTGGTCCTAAATCACCAGGTAATGATATCGATATCTTCCTTCGTCCTTTAGTTGATGAATTGAAATCATTATGGGAGGTTGGTATTGAGACATATGATGCATTCAGTTCCGATGTTTTCCAATTACATGCATCTCTACTCTGGACTATAAATGACTTTCCTGCATACGCCAATCTTTCGGGGTGGAGCACGAAGGGGAAATTGGCATGTCCTGTGTGCAATGTAGATACAGACTCAATGTGGTTGGCCTATGGGcgtaaacattgttatatgggccaCCGTCGCTGGTTGGCCCCGGACCACCGTTGGAGAAAGAATAAACGTGCTTTCAACGGTGCGCTCGAGGTGAGGCCTCACCCACCAAGACTTACGGCCCAAGAAATACTTGAATCATTACGCATGGTCTCCAACGTGCAATTTGGAAAAAGTGAACGGAAGAGGAAACGGGCACCACACGAACAAAACTGGACAAAGAAAAGCATCTTCTTCGATCTCCCATACTGGCAAGACGTGGGATTGAGGCATAACCTAGACGTAATGCATATCGAGAAAAACATCTGTGATAGCGTCTTGGGCACCTTGCTGAGTATTGATGGAAAGAGTAAGGACACTGCAAATGCACGAAGGGATTTGGAACGTCTCGGACTGAGGAAGGAATTACACTTACGTCCGGAGGGTGATCGTTGCCGGATGAGTCTGGCATGTTACACACTAAACCATAATGAGAGAATTTCCTTTTGTGAGTGGGTGTCACAAGTTAGTTTTCCAGATGGCTTCGCCTCTAATATTGCTCGGTGTGTGAATATTCGGGAAGGCAAAATTACaggaatgaaaagtcatgactgccaCATTTTTCTCCAACGGTTGCTTCCGGTTGTAATTGGCAGTTATTTGCGTCCTGACATCCGGCTAGCTTTGACCGAGCTAAGTACATTTTTCAAGGAATTGTGTGCTCGAACATTGACGTATGAATCATTGCATCGCCTTCAGGCAGATATTTCTATCATCCTATGTAAACTTGAGATGATCTTCCCACCtgcattttttgatattatggTCCACCTCGCAATTCATTTACCAGACGAGGCATTACTTGCTGGACCAGTGCAATACAGGTGGATGTATCCGTTTGAGAGGTACCTGGGGAAGTTCAAGCGCTATGTCCGAAACAAAGCCCGCCCTGAGGgttcaattgcagaagcatatgtTCATGTTGAGTGtttaacattttgctcaatgTATCTCAACGACATTGAGACCAGATATAAACGGGTTGAAAGAAACGCGGACATTCCAGATCAGCTTAATGATGAATTTTTTTCTGTATTCTCACAAAAG ATTCGAGAGAAGCGTGCGATGAACCCAGCCAGTGTACGAGATGAAATATATGCACTTGCATGTGGTCCCGACAAGTGGGTTGCGTCGTACGCCGGTTGCATTATGAATGGAATTAGATTTCAGACGAAGGATCGAGAGAGGCACCGACGAACTCAAAATAGCGGTTTGGTTGTTCGTGGTGAACATCAGTCAAATCCCGTTGACTTCTACGGGGTTTTGAAAGATATTATAGAATTAAGATATATGGGTTGGCGTAAGGTCTATTTGTttcaatgtgattggtgggatgttGGTGATAAGCGAAAAGGGATTCGCGTTGGCGACCATCTAACGAGCCTGAACACTTCTCGaacatggtataaagatgaaCCTTTTGCTCTTGCATGCCAAGCCCAGCAGGTGTTTTACTTAAAAGATATGAGTGTGGTGGGTAGTTGGTATGTGGTCCATAAGATAACGaataggaatgtatacaacATTCCTTTAGTTTCGTCGGTCCAGGATGCGGATGATCCTGCAGAGTTAGTTCACGATGATGCTTTCGAGGAAGATGAAAACATTCCGACAAACGTGCCGCATGCCCAATCTAGTGATCCAGACTTGATGACTCCATTGAACAGGCTAGATGAAGAACCAATACTGATAGACCCTTCGACCATATTAGAACATCAACCATCTGATTTAGTTGACCACAATGCATTCCTCGAGGATGATGGCGTTGATGATGATCAGGGAATCGACGAAGCCGATGCTAATAGCGACAGAAGCGATGATGACAGTATTGCATTTGCCAATGATGCAAGCTCAGATTCAGAAGATG ATTATCTAGCTGGAAATGACAAGTAA